DNA sequence from the Rhodoligotrophos appendicifer genome:
GCAACTGGCTGCCCAGCTGCCGCGCACCGGAGCCCGCGTCAAAGATGAGCACGTGGTCTCCCAGCAGCATTTCCACGCAAGGCGTGTTGCCGCCATAGGTGTCATAGGCGCCGCCGGCACACGCGATGCTGCCGCGCACGCCCCAGAATTTAACCTGAAAACGATCATTGTTCATAGTAAGCCCCGTGGCCCCGCCATCGACACCTTACGGTGCATTGGGCCAGAACGGAATTGGGTTGCGCATCGATCGGTTTTGGGCATGTTCGGAGGGCCGCCAACCCACAGAGCCACATTCGGACAATGTCTAACATCGATCTGCATCTCGATAAGCTTCGCAAGGCGCGGGAACGCGGATTGATCGATCAGCACGGCCTTTATGGCCTGCAGTGGGGGCATCCCGATGAGCGGAAGGACCTTGTGGCCGTGCGCGACCGTTTCCTGTGGCCGCTGATCCATCCCGACAAGATCGCGGTGGAGATCGGTCCCGGTGGCGGTCGCTGGACTCGCTACCTGGTTCCCTGCCGCACTCTTTATGTGGTGGATCTGTATGCGGAACTGCTCGAGGAGCTGAAACGCAATTTTCATGTGCCTAATATGGTGTTCATCCAAAATTCCGGCACAGACTTCCCCGGCATGGCTCCCATGTCCGCGGATCTTATCTTCTCCTACGGAACATTCGTCCATTTCGAGCTCCCGATGATCTCGACGTATCTGACAAGCATTGCAAATATCTTACGACCCGGCGGCGACGTGGTGCTGCAATATGCAGACAAAACGAAACCGGTCGGGGCGGCCACGCCCAGCTTCCCCGACTGCGATCCGGCGCGCATGGCAGCTTTGGTGCGCGATCACGGCTTCACCATCGTCGACCAGGACGATGTCACCCTCAACAATAGCGGCATCATCCGGTTCACCCGCTGAGCGCCCGTCTTGTCCCATGGAGCTTGAATGTCGCGGCTTGATT
Encoded proteins:
- a CDS encoding class I SAM-dependent methyltransferase → MSNIDLHLDKLRKARERGLIDQHGLYGLQWGHPDERKDLVAVRDRFLWPLIHPDKIAVEIGPGGGRWTRYLVPCRTLYVVDLYAELLEELKRNFHVPNMVFIQNSGTDFPGMAPMSADLIFSYGTFVHFELPMISTYLTSIANILRPGGDVVLQYADKTKPVGAATPSFPDCDPARMAALVRDHGFTIVDQDDVTLNNSGIIRFTR